The nucleotide sequence TTTCTTTGTGCCACAAAATCATGTAAACGACTCATTTGACTTACGCCAAGTGCCGCTTGCATTTCTGTCATTCTATAATTAAAACCTAAGTCAACTTGCTCATAGTACCAGCCACCGTGACTCTCATTTTTCATGAGAGTTACGTCTCTGGTGATACCGTGGCTCCGAAGAAGCTCTAACTTAGATGCTATTTCAGGACTATTAGTTGTTGCAGCCCCACCTTCAGCAGTAGTAACAATTTTAACGGGATGAAAACTAAAAACAGTAATGTCGCTATATTCACAGTTACCTATCGGGTTGCTTTGATATTTACCACCAATGGCATGCGATGCATCTTCAATTATACTAAAACCATACTCTTTAGATAACCGGTGAATCTGCTCCATTTCACATGGCTGGCCACATAAATGAACTGGAATAACGACTTTAGGTAAAGGTAAACTATTTTGTTTTGCATGTATTAATTTTTGTTCAAGTAATTCGGGGCTTAAATTGTATGTTTTAGAATCAATATCAACAAAGTCAATATCAGCACCACAATACAAAGCACAATTAGCTGACGCTACAAAAGTTATTGGTGTTGTCCATACAACATCACCTTTTCC is from Colwellia sp. Arc7-635 and encodes:
- the pseC gene encoding UDP-4-amino-4,6-dideoxy-N-acetyl-beta-L-altrosamine transaminase codes for the protein MIPYGKQEIIQQDIDAVVDVLQSDFLTQGPQVPLFEKSIKDAVNADYVFAVNSATSALHIACLALGVGKGDVVWTTPITFVASANCALYCGADIDFVDIDSKTYNLSPELLEQKLIHAKQNSLPLPKVVIPVHLCGQPCEMEQIHRLSKEYGFSIIEDASHAIGGKYQSNPIGNCEYSDITVFSFHPVKIVTTAEGGAATTNSPEIASKLELLRSHGITRDVTLMKNESHGGWYYEQVDLGFNYRMTEMQAALGVSQMSRLHDFVAQRNNLATRYDELLKGFPLITPFQITDSYSGRHLYVIRLELSAISLSHKEVFDLLREKGIGVNLHYIPVHLQPYYKGLGFKEGQLPVAENYYKNAISIPLFHAMSEDQQNEVVKILTNILFEKE